A part of Paenibacillus donghaensis genomic DNA contains:
- a CDS encoding extracellular solute-binding protein — protein sequence MKSAKWLSLLLCTGLALSAAGCGSSGNNDQQGASSAPGSTTESSAPEEGGAKPELRMLNIWSKDDYNSYPVAKVIEEQTGYKVKYEMLPADKAMDKLNLLISSAEPYDVITIGGDKAVYTDYAKMGALVDLTPLLDQYGEHIKAAVSEESLEAMKVDGKIYAIPNRSSEFAAMSLLIRQDWLDKLGLAVPTTTDELTEVLKVFKEKDPGGTGDKGAPMTIDGSIPMIPNLTGSFGISHGWDILDDKLVSTPQNPGFKEYLTYVADLYKQGLLDKEFAVNKDATVKEKFTSGRAGVIPLGWYDIPMIADALAQNLPDAKYTYIPALKGKDGKQGLGMGGGFDRITFVPKASKHPEDAVKWMNAKLEKETFKLISIGEENKHYTFKDGVYSPILPIFTDERGLAVNYLTGVDEQNYPIYWQARVQKDQRLFEAFNYLNNELPAEARVAEPLAMAPTLPEFSKNNAALGQMVNDFAVKVIVGEESVDAVEAFVGKYNAAGGEASYKEVNDWYSASAAK from the coding sequence ATGAAATCTGCAAAATGGCTGTCACTTCTGCTGTGCACCGGGCTTGCGCTCAGTGCTGCCGGCTGTGGTTCTTCAGGAAACAATGATCAGCAGGGGGCTTCATCCGCTCCCGGGAGCACGACGGAGTCGTCGGCACCGGAGGAGGGTGGGGCCAAGCCGGAGCTGCGAATGCTCAATATCTGGTCCAAGGACGATTACAACAGCTATCCGGTGGCCAAAGTGATTGAGGAGCAAACCGGCTACAAGGTGAAATATGAGATGCTGCCTGCGGACAAGGCGATGGATAAGCTGAACCTGCTGATCTCGTCCGCCGAGCCTTACGATGTGATCACGATTGGCGGGGATAAGGCGGTGTATACCGATTATGCCAAAATGGGCGCACTGGTTGACCTGACACCGCTGCTTGATCAATATGGCGAGCATATCAAAGCAGCCGTTTCGGAAGAGTCGCTGGAGGCGATGAAGGTGGACGGCAAAATCTATGCCATTCCGAACCGTTCCTCTGAATTCGCCGCGATGAGCCTGTTGATTCGCCAGGATTGGCTCGACAAGCTGGGGCTTGCCGTACCCACTACTACGGATGAGCTGACCGAGGTGCTGAAGGTTTTTAAAGAGAAAGATCCAGGTGGCACCGGGGATAAAGGCGCACCGATGACCATTGACGGCTCCATTCCGATGATTCCCAACCTGACTGGCTCCTTCGGCATCTCGCATGGCTGGGATATCCTGGATGATAAGCTGGTCTCTACCCCGCAGAATCCCGGCTTCAAGGAATACCTGACTTATGTGGCAGATTTGTATAAGCAGGGGCTGCTGGACAAAGAGTTCGCCGTCAATAAGGATGCTACAGTCAAAGAGAAGTTCACCAGCGGGCGTGCAGGCGTAATTCCGCTTGGCTGGTATGACATTCCGATGATTGCCGATGCCCTGGCGCAGAATCTGCCAGATGCCAAATACACGTATATTCCGGCACTGAAGGGCAAGGACGGCAAGCAGGGGCTCGGCATGGGCGGCGGTTTCGACCGGATTACCTTCGTTCCGAAAGCGTCGAAGCATCCAGAGGATGCTGTGAAATGGATGAATGCCAAGCTGGAGAAGGAAACCTTCAAGCTGATTTCCATCGGAGAGGAGAATAAGCATTATACCTTCAAGGATGGCGTGTACAGCCCGATTCTGCCGATTTTTACGGATGAGCGCGGACTTGCGGTCAACTATCTCACAGGTGTAGATGAGCAAAACTATCCGATCTACTGGCAGGCCCGCGTGCAGAAGGATCAGCGTCTATTCGAAGCCTTCAACTATCTGAACAACGAGCTTCCGGCGGAAGCCCGGGTGGCAGAGCCGCTGGCCATGGCGCCAACGCTGCCGGAGTTCTCCAAGAACAATGCCGCACTGGGGCAGATGGTTAATGATTTTGCGGTCAAGGTGATTGTCGGCGAAGAATCGGTTGATGCTGTGGAAGCCTTCGTAGGCAAATACAATGCCGCCGGGGGAGAAGCAAGCTACAAGGAAGTAAATGATTGGTATTCAGCATCTGCCGCCAAATAG
- a CDS encoding BlaI/MecI/CopY family transcriptional regulator, whose product MHITAAEMEIMQILWSTANRMTTKEIMEQLPDKKATTILTLTGRLIDKGVLQSVKLGRSHAHEYWPAVSEGDYRKQQTHSFLHSIHKGSAKSLISALFQDENLSKSDIDELREFINGEAEKHD is encoded by the coding sequence ATGCATATTACTGCCGCTGAAATGGAGATTATGCAGATTCTGTGGAGCACGGCCAACCGAATGACAACCAAAGAAATCATGGAGCAATTGCCAGACAAGAAGGCTACAACAATTCTCACGCTTACTGGCAGACTTATCGACAAAGGCGTGCTGCAATCCGTCAAGCTAGGTCGCTCGCATGCACATGAATATTGGCCGGCTGTCAGCGAAGGCGATTACCGCAAACAGCAGACGCACAGCTTCCTGCATTCCATACACAAAGGGTCAGCCAAAAGTCTGATTAGCGCCTTATTTCAGGATGAGAATCTGAGCAAAAGCGACATCGACGAGCTTCGCGAATTCATCAACGGAGAGGCGGAGAAGCATGACTGA
- a CDS encoding response regulator transcription factor, whose amino-acid sequence MKTLIIVDDEPSVLNGLRTYVDWAALGITLAGTADDGDTGLELIAELKPDIVLTDVQMPAMDGITMAAAIHARLPATKIVFISGHNDAEYLKSALQMHAVDYIFKPISRKELAAVMGKVCAVLEAEDRERRLVNEMQVKLSQSMPLLRERFLLSVISDSLDVTHLQAKLDFLGLPLTSAGGYILMVIVIDDVTQVMNSRSERDKQLLSYTVLNIIQELIDKQMRGVTFEKVAGEYVGLLLTQSTPLEADAGIETAGEELSGEPDAEEGWNLPGESPEDDLLTLAESIRSNLRQWLKLSVTIGVGEQVDSLADIPASYRQARDAVDQKWYLGKNRILTMDNIESASAEHLGYRLETEPGERVLAALKMGDPVRLSQELGASFTLLERSRERGARYAQNVSQHLILQSSQVLLELNGMTPEFERREAEAWKQVLLQETIMELLQFTESYLLEVCAFVQAKRSSKASEVIEKIRSLIEARYEQNLTVADIAEGVYLSPTYVRLLFKQETGETLFEYLTRVRIEKAKSMLRDPQNKLYEICYAVGYSDPSHFSKLFKKITGSTPSVYRELHK is encoded by the coding sequence GTGAAAACCTTGATCATAGTAGATGATGAGCCTTCGGTCCTGAACGGGCTGCGGACTTATGTGGATTGGGCGGCGCTGGGAATTACACTGGCGGGAACTGCAGATGACGGCGATACCGGATTGGAATTAATTGCAGAGTTGAAGCCGGATATCGTGCTGACGGATGTGCAGATGCCGGCCATGGACGGGATCACGATGGCGGCTGCGATCCATGCGCGGCTGCCGGCCACCAAAATTGTGTTCATCAGCGGCCATAATGATGCTGAATACCTCAAATCGGCGCTGCAGATGCATGCGGTGGATTATATCTTTAAGCCGATCAGCCGCAAGGAGCTGGCTGCGGTAATGGGCAAGGTGTGCGCCGTACTGGAGGCGGAAGATCGGGAACGGCGGCTGGTAAATGAGATGCAGGTTAAGCTGAGCCAGAGTATGCCGCTGTTGCGCGAGCGGTTTCTGCTGTCTGTCATCAGTGACAGTCTGGATGTGACCCATCTGCAGGCGAAGCTGGATTTCCTCGGCTTGCCGCTCACTTCAGCCGGAGGGTATATCCTGATGGTGATTGTGATTGACGATGTGACCCAGGTGATGAACAGCCGATCTGAAAGGGATAAGCAGCTGCTGTCCTACACGGTGCTGAACATTATTCAGGAGCTGATTGACAAGCAGATGCGCGGAGTGACCTTCGAGAAGGTGGCGGGTGAATATGTCGGGCTTCTACTGACGCAGTCTACCCCGCTGGAGGCGGACGCAGGGATCGAAACAGCTGGAGAAGAGCTGTCCGGCGAGCCGGATGCGGAGGAAGGCTGGAATCTGCCGGGTGAATCCCCGGAGGATGACCTGCTCACGCTGGCGGAATCGATCCGCAGCAATCTGCGGCAATGGCTGAAGCTGAGTGTAACGATTGGGGTAGGCGAGCAGGTGGACAGTCTGGCCGACATTCCAGCCTCCTATCGTCAGGCCAGGGATGCGGTGGACCAGAAATGGTATCTGGGCAAAAACCGGATTCTGACGATGGACAATATAGAATCAGCATCGGCGGAGCATTTGGGCTACCGACTGGAGACGGAGCCGGGAGAACGTGTGCTTGCAGCGCTGAAGATGGGTGATCCGGTCCGGCTGAGCCAGGAGCTGGGCGCGAGCTTCACGCTGCTGGAACGCAGCCGTGAACGCGGTGCGCGTTATGCCCAGAATGTCAGCCAGCATCTGATCCTGCAGTCCAGTCAGGTCCTGCTGGAGCTGAATGGGATGACGCCGGAATTCGAGCGCCGGGAAGCGGAGGCCTGGAAGCAGGTGCTGCTGCAGGAGACAATCATGGAATTGCTGCAGTTCACCGAAAGCTATCTGCTGGAGGTCTGTGCTTTCGTGCAGGCGAAGCGTAGCAGCAAGGCCAGTGAGGTAATCGAGAAGATCCGCAGCCTGATTGAAGCCAGATATGAGCAGAATCTGACCGTGGCAGACATCGCCGAGGGGGTATATCTCAGCCCTACGTATGTCCGGCTGCTATTCAAGCAGGAGACCGGGGAGACCTTGTTCGAGTATTTGACCCGGGTGCGGATTGAGAAGGCCAAGAGCATGCTTAGGGACCCGCAGAATAAATTGTATGAAATCTGCTATGCCGTGGGCTATTCCGATCCCAGTCATTTCAGCAAGCTGTTCAAGAAGATTACCGGCTCTACGCCTAGCGTGTACAGGGAGCTGCATAAATAG
- a CDS encoding ABC transporter permease yields the protein MNATDLNRSRRIKPLRTRPSGKWRLAWRNRDYYVLLIPGLLFLLLFKYTPMYGVLIAFQNFNIFDGIRGSEWVGLAQFHKLILSEEFGQVFMNTLLISVYKIVLLFPVPIVIALVLNEVRRMFFKRTVQTIIYLPHFLSWVIISGLFVTILSTSGGLVNNIIQWFGGEPISFFVSNQYFRSLVVFTAGWKEVGWNAIIFIAAIAGIDQEQYEAAAIDGAGRIRRMLHISLPGILPTIVLMFILRLGSVLDAGTEQILTMYNPVVYETADVIGTFVYRIGLGKMDYSFSTAVGLFNSVVGFILVISGNYISRKLLNRGIW from the coding sequence ATGAATGCCACGGATCTGAACCGCAGCCGCCGGATTAAACCGCTGCGCACCCGCCCTTCCGGCAAGTGGAGACTGGCCTGGAGAAACCGGGATTATTATGTGCTGCTGATCCCTGGCCTATTGTTTCTGCTGCTCTTCAAATACACACCGATGTATGGCGTGCTGATCGCCTTTCAGAATTTCAATATTTTCGACGGGATCAGGGGCAGTGAATGGGTAGGTCTGGCACAGTTCCACAAGCTGATATTATCCGAGGAATTCGGACAGGTCTTTATGAACACGCTGCTCATCAGTGTCTACAAAATCGTGCTGCTCTTCCCGGTCCCGATCGTGATTGCACTGGTGCTGAACGAGGTACGGCGAATGTTCTTCAAGCGGACAGTGCAGACGATTATCTACCTGCCGCATTTTCTGTCCTGGGTGATTATTTCCGGACTGTTCGTCACCATCCTGTCCACTTCGGGCGGACTGGTGAACAACATCATCCAGTGGTTTGGCGGTGAGCCGATCAGCTTCTTCGTCAGCAACCAGTATTTCCGCAGTTTGGTAGTCTTTACGGCAGGCTGGAAAGAGGTCGGCTGGAACGCCATCATCTTCATCGCCGCCATTGCCGGGATTGACCAGGAGCAATATGAAGCCGCTGCCATCGACGGGGCGGGCCGAATCCGCAGAATGCTGCATATCTCGCTGCCAGGGATTCTGCCGACCATTGTGCTGATGTTTATCCTGCGGCTGGGTTCCGTACTGGATGCGGGCACCGAGCAGATTCTGACGATGTACAATCCCGTTGTCTACGAAACCGCCGATGTAATTGGAACCTTTGTCTATCGGATCGGCTTAGGCAAAATGGATTACAGCTTCAGCACCGCAGTCGGCCTGTTTAATTCAGTGGTGGGTTTCATTCTGGTCATCTCCGGCAATTATATCAGCCGCAAGCTGCTGAACCGCGGGATCTGGTAG
- a CDS encoding M56 family metallopeptidase, protein MTDWLLGTTLAGSIASLVLIVLRSRLAKLLGGRRYYALWLMVLLLYLIPLQLDIQAFSPQREVYVEQTGGYPAVTPETTGSSGNMEAAASSTLVAENRIPADHFSLSADQWLLIIWATGAALMLGRYFLGYVRFKQTVTQTVVHSSLKGHIPVVVSSHIHSPMLIGFRKPRIVMPDKIVGSSAYQLALEHERIHHQQKDAWIKLLAVVVNSVHWYNPLSYLALSYAAEACEYAVDEQITRQMKPEDKKRYSEMILYYASQRVYAMNNSLAQPKKQLYRRFSLIMTKDKNSPKSAVAGVMLAVILAVVSVFASSAVFAEPPKALKLYAGAMRTYYDPTKPLEENVQHTLGHYFANKMRVTEGPVYIDANGLKIDYYNRTQPYYRITKKWQDNNVDIADSAALTLSVKGRELKVAFAGKAAAYKNDEIIKEMIVNQITFELANDNHAFIDELLQRGVYVIDEVVAAKDFAFQVRTASNNEIITSNPKNFGYVGWKPLTDYDAKSETSKLFSGMVTLPAIGNTSDGTEGKVIGKALVLKSGKTLTIDVKETTDLTPTVSLSIVDQTTGELVYWEPAAPSGWRYIYTPSKPYVGHSFKVIASASGEQQDQVSMEIFTYKIGEWETSVTR, encoded by the coding sequence ATGACTGACTGGCTGCTCGGCACCACGCTTGCCGGAAGTATCGCAAGTCTGGTGTTGATCGTACTCCGAAGCAGGCTGGCGAAACTCCTGGGCGGCCGCCGGTATTACGCTCTCTGGCTTATGGTACTGCTGCTGTATCTTATCCCGCTGCAGTTAGATATCCAGGCATTTAGCCCGCAGCGGGAGGTCTATGTTGAACAAACCGGCGGATATCCGGCTGTCACCCCGGAGACCACAGGCAGTTCTGGCAACATGGAAGCAGCAGCTTCTTCTACGCTTGTGGCTGAGAATCGTATACCGGCTGATCACTTCTCGTTGTCCGCAGACCAGTGGCTGCTAATCATCTGGGCGACCGGCGCTGCCTTAATGTTAGGCCGGTATTTCCTAGGGTATGTCCGCTTTAAGCAAACCGTAACTCAAACAGTAGTCCATTCTAGCCTTAAAGGGCATATACCCGTAGTGGTCAGCAGCCATATTCACTCACCTATGCTGATCGGATTCCGGAAGCCGAGAATTGTGATGCCTGATAAGATCGTTGGTTCTTCGGCATACCAGCTCGCGCTGGAGCATGAAAGGATCCATCATCAGCAGAAAGACGCATGGATCAAGCTGCTGGCCGTGGTAGTAAACTCCGTGCACTGGTATAATCCGCTGTCTTATCTGGCCTTGTCCTATGCTGCAGAAGCCTGCGAATACGCTGTGGATGAGCAGATTACCAGGCAGATGAAGCCGGAAGACAAGAAGCGCTACAGTGAGATGATCCTGTATTATGCCTCACAGAGGGTATATGCCATGAACAACAGTCTTGCTCAGCCCAAAAAACAGCTCTACAGGAGGTTTAGCCTAATTATGACCAAGGATAAAAACAGCCCTAAATCAGCTGTCGCTGGTGTGATGCTGGCGGTGATTCTCGCTGTAGTTTCAGTCTTCGCTTCCTCTGCGGTGTTCGCAGAGCCGCCCAAAGCGCTTAAATTATACGCAGGTGCCATGAGAACTTATTACGATCCCACTAAACCGCTTGAGGAAAATGTGCAACATACGTTGGGCCACTATTTTGCCAACAAGATGCGAGTAACTGAAGGTCCCGTGTATATTGACGCCAATGGGCTGAAGATAGATTATTATAACCGAACCCAGCCTTACTATAGGATCACCAAGAAGTGGCAGGATAATAACGTGGATATCGCGGACAGTGCTGCTCTTACGCTTTCGGTGAAAGGGCGCGAGCTCAAGGTGGCTTTTGCCGGCAAGGCAGCCGCGTATAAGAATGATGAAATAATCAAGGAAATGATTGTGAATCAAATTACTTTTGAACTGGCTAATGATAATCATGCTTTTATCGACGAATTGTTACAGCGCGGGGTATATGTGATAGATGAGGTGGTGGCTGCGAAAGACTTTGCTTTTCAAGTCAGGACTGCGAGTAACAACGAAATAATAACATCTAACCCAAAGAATTTTGGTTATGTCGGCTGGAAACCCCTTACCGATTATGATGCCAAGAGTGAAACAAGCAAGCTATTCAGTGGGATGGTCACTCTTCCTGCAATCGGGAATACAAGTGACGGCACAGAGGGCAAGGTGATTGGCAAAGCTCTGGTGCTGAAGAGCGGGAAGACATTAACTATTGATGTGAAGGAAACCACGGACCTTACGCCAACCGTCAGCCTGAGTATTGTGGATCAGACTACAGGTGAGCTGGTGTACTGGGAGCCGGCGGCTCCAAGCGGCTGGAGGTATATTTATACACCAAGTAAGCCCTATGTCGGACACTCCTTTAAGGTGATAGCCAGCGCCAGCGGAGAGCAGCAGGATCAGGTGTCAATGGAGATTTTTACGTACAAGATCGGCGAGTGGGAAACGAGTGTAACCCGATAA
- a CDS encoding carbohydrate ABC transporter permease has product MNKRTKGDLLLDISVYLFLIVLALVMLLPLANVFSKSVSEEWAIISGKVGILPIGFQLDTLKEVVSSAMFLRAFGISVGVTVVGTVLSIILTALTAYPLSKRNLPGISFLMVLFIFTMLFSGGLIPSYLLMRELHLINNLWVLILPGMISVFNMLVIKSYYESLPEALEESARIDGAKTYTVLFRIILPLSMPVLATIALFYAVGYWNDYFGPMIYINDTALKTLQLYLQDVVMDASAANVTNKSVDDLMNMSPEGIRAATVVASTVPILCVYPFVQKYFIKGVLIGSVKG; this is encoded by the coding sequence ATGAATAAACGAACCAAAGGAGATTTGCTGCTGGACATCAGTGTTTATCTGTTTCTGATCGTGCTGGCTCTGGTGATGCTGTTGCCACTGGCGAATGTCTTCTCCAAATCGGTCAGTGAGGAATGGGCCATTATCTCCGGCAAGGTGGGCATTCTGCCCATTGGCTTTCAGCTGGATACCCTGAAGGAGGTTGTTTCCTCGGCGATGTTTCTGCGGGCGTTCGGCATCTCGGTCGGCGTTACGGTGGTCGGCACGGTACTTTCGATTATTTTGACAGCGCTTACCGCCTACCCGTTATCCAAAAGAAACCTGCCCGGCATCTCCTTCCTGATGGTGCTGTTCATCTTCACGATGCTGTTCAGCGGCGGCCTGATTCCGAGCTATCTGCTGATGCGCGAGCTGCATCTGATCAACAATCTGTGGGTGCTGATTCTGCCGGGAATGATCAGTGTGTTCAACATGCTGGTGATCAAAAGCTATTACGAAAGCCTGCCCGAGGCGCTTGAAGAATCGGCACGGATCGACGGGGCGAAGACCTATACGGTGCTGTTCCGGATTATTCTGCCGCTCAGTATGCCGGTGCTGGCGACGATTGCCCTTTTTTATGCGGTGGGCTACTGGAATGATTATTTCGGCCCCATGATTTATATCAATGATACGGCGCTGAAGACTCTGCAGCTCTATCTGCAGGATGTGGTGATGGATGCCAGCGCAGCCAATGTGACCAATAAAAGCGTGGATGACCTGATGAACATGTCGCCGGAGGGGATACGTGCCGCTACCGTTGTTGCCTCTACTGTGCCGATTCTCTGTGTATATCCTTTTGTGCAGAAGTATTTCATCAAAGGTGTGCTGATTGGCTCGGTCAAGGGCTGA
- a CDS encoding TIGR00730 family Rossman fold protein: MQSIAVFCGSSDGASPVYKESARALGHELAARNLTLIYGGASVGLMGAVADGVLERGGKVVGILPHFLHSREIAHSSLTELIVVDSMHERKLRMSELADGFIALPGGPGTLEEYFEIFTWAQLGLHQKPCGLLNINHYYDSLITHFDIMTGEQFMHDKYRSIVLTDTTPQGMLDQFSSYAPPAVKTYLTDENRT, translated from the coding sequence ATGCAAAGTATAGCCGTATTCTGTGGATCAAGCGACGGGGCATCCCCGGTATATAAAGAAAGCGCCCGCGCTTTAGGCCATGAGCTCGCTGCACGAAACCTTACCCTGATTTATGGAGGCGCAAGTGTCGGTTTGATGGGAGCCGTTGCTGACGGCGTATTGGAACGGGGGGGCAAGGTGGTCGGCATCCTTCCGCATTTCCTGCACAGCCGCGAGATTGCCCACAGCAGCCTGACGGAATTGATTGTGGTCGATTCGATGCATGAGCGCAAGCTCCGAATGTCAGAGCTGGCCGACGGCTTCATCGCCCTGCCGGGCGGTCCCGGCACACTGGAGGAATATTTCGAGATCTTTACCTGGGCCCAGCTCGGACTGCACCAAAAGCCTTGCGGACTCTTGAACATCAATCATTATTACGACTCCTTGATCACACACTTTGACATCATGACCGGTGAACAGTTTATGCACGACAAATACCGTTCCATTGTGCTGACCGACACCACTCCACAGGGGATGCTGGATCAGTTCTCCAGCTATGCGCCTCCTGCCGTCAAGACCTATTTAACCGACGAGAACCGCACCTGA
- a CDS encoding cache domain-containing sensor histidine kinase, protein MWRSMESGWKLLAGLLQGMVAARKWLLAYVLLILLPASIMLASFYQRSNDVLEEEVTRTMQLTLKQAALNLTYKLNHIRDSSNSIFMNQILYDNLQRQDTITEQLSQIKELRNLAGTAQENGDVFRVRFYVDKSRLYGSDRINLYPLADMEQYPWYPAVQEAGGGIVWSGIYTENYIDSGEREVFSAARILRNPQQYEEIIGVLVLDMSQQLIAEIVSGLNFSEQYAPYLIDGSGNVIYSGATAEAVAAAEPVEPAAEPDAESVVKRPAKLPDNIIRTLQTSSEGSLKREEGGEELHLVYSSIGTTGWKLVAQVSKAEISHRATALNQFTSIAALGGITVMFLVLVFVLLMFMVQGMQRRVKLILRMIRKEGIGWLEDRRSLPDGDFRLLERSVDHLIHKVNNLMEDSYRAKIQEREAQLRTLQAQINPHFLYNALDMINWSAIAHDAEDTSQMIEALARYFRLSLNSGRDNVSIADELNLARVFLEIQQNRFPSTFSFTIEQEPGLEQYLIPKLTLQPLVENALLHGIRKSKGKQGTIRIRAAREQEDLLLTVADDGIGMSAEQAERLLLEPEPGVKQEGDSSFGLYNVHERIRYFAGERYGVSIETEQGKGTIIRIKVKAITED, encoded by the coding sequence ATGTGGAGATCGATGGAGTCCGGATGGAAGCTGCTGGCTGGGCTGCTGCAGGGAATGGTGGCAGCCCGGAAGTGGCTGCTCGCTTACGTCCTGCTCATTCTGCTGCCGGCTTCAATTATGCTGGCATCCTTCTATCAGCGCTCGAATGATGTGCTGGAGGAGGAGGTGACGCGGACGATGCAGCTGACGCTGAAGCAGGCGGCGCTGAACCTGACTTATAAGCTGAACCATATCCGGGACAGCAGCAATTCGATTTTTATGAATCAGATTCTATACGACAACCTGCAGCGACAGGATACGATTACAGAGCAGCTGAGCCAGATCAAGGAGCTGCGCAATCTGGCCGGGACTGCCCAGGAGAACGGCGATGTGTTTCGGGTGCGCTTCTATGTGGATAAGAGCCGGCTCTACGGCAGTGACCGGATCAATCTCTATCCATTAGCCGATATGGAGCAGTACCCGTGGTACCCTGCTGTGCAGGAAGCTGGCGGCGGTATCGTCTGGAGCGGAATCTACACGGAGAACTATATAGACAGCGGCGAACGTGAGGTATTCTCGGCGGCGCGGATTCTGCGCAACCCGCAGCAATATGAAGAGATTATCGGGGTGCTTGTGCTGGATATGTCGCAGCAGCTGATTGCTGAGATTGTCTCCGGGCTGAACTTCTCGGAGCAATACGCTCCGTATCTGATCGACGGGAGCGGTAATGTGATCTACAGTGGGGCGACTGCGGAGGCAGTGGCAGCTGCTGAGCCAGTGGAGCCAGCGGCAGAGCCCGATGCTGAGAGTGTAGTGAAGCGTCCGGCGAAGCTGCCGGACAATATTATCCGCACCCTGCAGACATCCAGTGAAGGCAGTCTGAAACGGGAGGAAGGCGGGGAGGAGCTGCATCTGGTCTACTCCTCCATTGGCACAACCGGCTGGAAGCTGGTCGCCCAGGTATCGAAGGCGGAGATTTCGCACCGCGCCACTGCGCTTAATCAATTCACCAGCATTGCAGCGCTGGGCGGCATAACGGTGATGTTCCTTGTGCTGGTATTTGTGCTGCTGATGTTCATGGTGCAGGGCATGCAGCGCAGGGTGAAGCTGATCCTGCGGATGATCCGCAAGGAGGGCATTGGCTGGCTGGAGGACCGGCGTTCGCTGCCGGACGGTGATTTCCGGCTGCTCGAGCGCAGCGTGGACCACCTGATCCATAAGGTCAATAACCTGATGGAGGATTCCTATCGGGCGAAGATACAGGAACGGGAAGCCCAGCTGCGGACCCTGCAGGCGCAGATCAATCCCCATTTTCTCTACAATGCGCTGGATATGATCAACTGGTCGGCCATCGCCCATGATGCGGAGGATACCAGCCAGATGATTGAAGCGCTGGCCCGCTATTTCCGGCTTAGCCTGAACAGCGGCCGGGATAATGTCAGCATTGCCGATGAGCTGAATCTGGCCCGTGTATTCCTGGAGATTCAGCAGAATCGGTTCCCGTCCACCTTCAGCTTCACCATTGAGCAGGAGCCGGGGCTGGAGCAATATCTGATCCCGAAGCTGACGCTGCAGCCGCTGGTGGAGAATGCCCTGCTGCACGGCATCCGCAAGAGCAAGGGCAAGCAGGGAACGATCCGCATCAGGGCAGCGCGTGAGCAGGAGGATCTGCTGCTGACCGTCGCCGATGACGGCATCGGCATGAGCGCGGAGCAGGCGGAGAGGCTGCTGCTGGAGCCGGAGCCTGGGGTGAAGCAGGAAGGGGACAGCTCTTTTGGACTCTATAATGTCCATGAGCGAATCCGCTACTTCGCAGGCGAACGATACGGCGTGTCCATAGAGACGGAACAGGGCAAGGGGACGATCATCAGGATTAAAGTGAAAGCGATTACGGAGGATTGA